The window TTTAACGTTCGGAGCGGAAAGGAAGTTTTCTTTCAAACATAAAATTTCTAAAGAACGAATTGATATTTCATTGGAAAACGGAAGTTTATTGGTGATGAAAGGAACAACGCAGGAAAACTGGTTGCACCGACTTCCGGCTACTACAAAAGTAAAAACTCCAAGAGTTAATCTGACTTTCAGAACTATTGAGGAATAAGTCTTATTTGTACAGCATTTTTGTCATGCTGAAAGCATCTCAACATACGTTTTAACTTCGCTTAGATCCTTTCAGGATGACAAACTAACTGTTGATTTTTTTTGATAATTGAAGATAAAAGTTACAGAAAATAATTTCAAATCAGCTTCATCTGCAAAATAAGCGAGAGCATAAAAAAAGCTGTTCAATCCGAACAGCTTTTTAAATTTATTTCAAAACCTCAACTTCAATCGCTGAGTCTTCAAAGATTTTTATGAAGGCTTTAGTATAATCTTCTTTCGTTGCAAAATTAGGATTCTCCATAAATTTCTGCGGATTGATTGCAAATAATGGAAACCATGTTGAAGAAATCTGAATCTGTATTTTATGTCCTTTCTTGAAAGTATGAACCACATCCTGCAATCTGAAATTTACGGCAGTTTTCTGATTAGCAACCAATGCTTCTCCTTTTTCTTTAGAATTTCTGAATCTAGCAGGCATAATTTCACTTCTTACCATTTGATGATAATTTCCGTAAATCACACCCTCTTTCTTTTCAGTTGGTTTAAAATCTTCAGGATAAACATCGATTAATTTCACTGCAAAGTCGGCATCTGTTGACGTTGAAGCAATATTTAACTTCGCTAAAATTTCTCCTGCAAAAGTCATGTCTTCTGTTAAAATATCTGTGGTGAAAGTCAACACATCGGGTCTTCCGACAGCGAATCTTTGGTCTTCCGACATATAATTTCTTGGCGTGAAGCCGTTAAAGTCTTTCAAATTGTCAGAACTTAAAACTGGATTGTTTGGGTCACTGTAATATTCAGAAAAACCTTGTTGGGCAGTATTTTTTAAAGTTCCGTTGGCTAAGTAAAAGTTTACTTTTTTAGCTTCTTTTGGAGGATACGTTGCAAATTCTCTCCATTGTTTGGCTCCCGTATCATACATTAAAGCTTCGGGTAAACCTGCGTCTTGTTTTGTGTTTCCCTTTAAATAATGATTGAAAAATTTCGTTTCAACATTTTTCTGATAATACGTTGCGATGCTGTCACCGAAGTAGATTTGATTATGAAAATGTTTTCCATCTTCACGTCCCCATCCTCCGTGAGAAAACGGTCCCATTACGATGGTGTTTTTAGCTTTCGGACTTGTTTTTTCAATCGTTTTGTAAATGTTTAAAGGTCCTGAAAGGTCTTCTGCATCAAACCAACCCCCGACGGTCATTACTGCATGATTGATGTTTTTCAGATGAGGTAACAAACCTCTTTTCTGCCAAAATTCATCATAGTTGGGATGATTCATAATCTCGGTCATAAAGAAATTGTTTTTGTAATACTTTTCATATCCGTCCTTCAACGTTCCCATGTCTCTGTAAAATTTCAACCCATCTTCAGAAGTCGCTTTAATCATAGAATCAGAATACCATGCCTTGTTTTCAGGTTTCGTTTTTTGAACTCCAAATACCGGAAACGTTTTAAAATACCCCAACATAAATCTTCCATTATGCATAAAATCGTCATTCCAAAAATCTGAAATCGGAGCCTGTGGAGAAGATGCCACCAAAGCCGGATGTTGCGCCAAAGTTCCTACAGCGGTATAAAATCCTGGATAAGAAGTTCCATATTGACCGACTTTTCCGTTGTTGTCTTTAATGTTTTTAACCAACCAGTCGATGGTATCATAAGTATCGGTACTTTCATCGACATCTTTCTTGGTTTTTCTTTCAACCTGTGGCGTCATATTGGTGAAAACACCTTCACTCATATACCTTCCACGAACATCCTGATACACAAAAATATATTTGTCATTCATCAGATATTTGTTAGGGCCGAGACTTCTGCGGTATTCATTTTCTCCGTAGGGTGCAATGCTGTAGCAGGTTCTCTGCATCAAAAACGGATATTTCTGCTTCTTTGAAATATCTTTTGGAATATAGACAGCCGTAAATAGTTTTGTCCCATCACGCATCGGAATATAAAATTCCTGTTTTGTGAAATTATCTTTTACATACGTGTCTTTTGGCGGTGTGTTTTGCGCACTTCCCACAAAAAACAAAAACATCAACAACATTGAAAAGTAGTTCTTCATTGATAAAAATTTTGATGCTAATTTAATGATTAAATAGTTTTCGAGGTTATGCTTTGAAAAATGAAATGTAGGAAAATGAAAAAGACCGGAATTTCTTCTGGTCTTGTGTGTTTGTAATAAACCTTGTCAAGGTTACTATTCACAATGAAAATAACTTTGACAAGGTTTCTTCCTATAACACATTTTTAGTTAGATTGACTTTTCACAAATCAATTTGCTGTTGCTAGCGCGGGAGCATTTATAATTCTTTTATTAAACTTCTTATTTTGACTTCAAGTTGTTTACCTGTCAAATGATGATTTTCAAATAGAATTTTTTTGAATTCAAACTGATTTTTCAATTGATTGAAATTTAAAAAACAAAAAATCCCTTTAGAAAAAAATCTATAAATATTTTCATATCTTGAAACATGGAAACCCTGATTAGCTTTAATAATGTCATCTTTATCAAACACTAATTCGTTATTATCCTTATTTCTTAGATAATTCATATAAAAAATATTATACCTATCAAAAATATAATGATTTTTAGATTTTGTTTGATCATATGTTATTTCGTCAGATTCTATAAAGACTATCGGTGAGTTTTTGTAATGTAATGGAGGAATATATATAATTATACTTTTAAGATTAAATTCATAAATTGTATCTAAATCTTTAGCATACAAAGAAAATAAGCTGTGATCTATTTGCTTAAAATTTGTTATTTGACCAGAGCAAAAATTGTTATATAAGTCACATCCGAATTCTGATTCTTTAAAAATTTCATTTAAAAATATTTTAATCTTTTTTCTATCATTAATTATTTTAATTTCATTGATTCCAATCCTAATCTGAGCTTTATCTAATGCCTGTATGATAATCTTATTAATTTTTAAGACATTAATAAAATCGTCCGTGTCAGCAAAGTCGTTATAAATTTCATAAGTCTGTTTAAATCTATCATAATCTGTTATTGATTTATATTCATTTGGTAAAGCTGTTTCAAAAAACACATCCAATTCGTCAGATAAATCATCAAAAGTGTTTATAATTAAATACTCATTTATAAAAGGTTCAGAATGCATAATGATATTTCTATACATTTCGAGGTCCTTAAACTTATTCTCTAATTTATTTGAGAGTTTCAAATTTGGAATTATCTTTAATCTTTCTAAAGATTCTGAAAAATTTACCGTGTGTATTTTATGATTTAGTTTCAAATACAGAATTTAAATTATTTTTATTCTTCTCAATTATTGCATTTTTTAGATGAGAATCGATCTGGCTAAATAGTAACAACTCATTATAATTATGTAAAATCTTTTTTATTAAAATTTCGATACCATGGTGTACAAACAAGATTGCATCCTTTAAATAAAAGAATCTGTTTGTACTATCGGAGTTTTCAGAAAATGTCAGGTTTTCATACTCTATCAAGTTTTTATATCCTTTTTGTAAAGAATCCAAACCATTTTGAATGTAATTTAACTTCATTTAATAATAATTTAATTATCAGTTAATTTTTTTAATAATGCAATGAGATTTGCCAAATTTACAACATCGTATTTTAAAAATCACATTTTGTATTTTTATACATAAAGCCGAAACACCCATGTTTGTCCTCATAATCAGTTTACATTAAGTACAAACAGGGTTGTTTGTATTCAAAATCAATCGACATTGAATTGAAACAGGGGTGTTTGTCCTTACAATCATCGTACATTGAGTTCAAACAATAGTGTTTGTATTTAAATACAAATTATTTTATATTTGATAGAAGTAATTTTTCAATTATTAATAACAAAAACACATTTGACGTATGAAAATTTCACTACAAAGAGTGAGCACCAAAGATTTGGCGACGCTCACAGAAAGAACACTCACTGTTTCTACTTCCGGAAAATATCCGGTTTTGACCAATCATCCTTTGATGAACGAACTCACCAATCATTATGCGGATTATGATGCCGTTTACACCAAGAAAACTTTTAGCGGAAAAGGAAAAGTTGTTGCAGCAGCAGACCATGACAGAGATGTTGCCTTTAGTTGTATCAAAGCTTTTTTAAATGGGTATCGACAGGTAAGTTCGGTGCCTAATTTTCAGGATGCAGAAGACTTGTATCAGGTTTTTGTGCAGTTTGGTTTAGACCTCGACCGAATGAGCTATTCTTCACAAACCGCTCAGATGAAAAAACTGATTGAGGCGCTTGAGCTTCCTGCGAATACTCAGAAAATTTCTAATCTGTCTTTATCCGTTGCTTTTGCAGAGATGAAAACCAAGCATGAGTATTTTGAAGATATTTTTGAAGAACAGACGGAAGCCAATGCGGGTCTTCGGCAAATACAGAGTGCATCAACAATACGAAGAGGTTTAGAAAAAACGCTGAAATCTTTTTATAGTATGTTGACCGCTTTGAAAGATGTTCCCGATTGGAAGGATGCATATGCAGAAGTCTATGAATTGGTGAAGTCTGCGAAAAATTCTACGGTGTCGAGAAAGAATAATAATGAAGAACCTGAATAATTAACTCCTTGTACATTTAGTTCATTTTCGTCACTTCGAGTAGATTTTTGAAAAAAATCATATCGAGAAGTTTTTGATGGGAAGCCAAGTTTTGTACTTCTGTTGACTGATTCTCGATACATTTTTTCTCCACGTTGTTACGAAAAAACACTCGAATTGACGGATGGATGTACAATCAAAATTGATTTGTTTTCGTCACTTCGAGTAGATTTTTGAAAAAAATCGTATCGAGAAGTTTTTGATGAGAAAACAAGTTTTGTACTTCGGTTCAATGATTCTCGATACATTTTTTCTCCACTTTGTTACGAAAAACCTACTCGAATTGACGGATGTACAATCAAAATTGATTTGTTTTCGTCACTTCGAGTAGGTTTTTAGAAGAAAAATCATATCGAGAAGTTTATGATGGGAAGACAAGCTTTGTGCTTCCGTTGACTTATTCTCGATACATTTTTTCTCCACTTTGCTACGAGAAAATACTCGAATTGACGGATGGATGTACAGTCAAAATTGATTTGTTTTCGTCACTTCGAGTAGGTTTTTAGAAGAAAAATCATATCGAGAAGTTTATGATGGGAAGACAAGCTTTGTGCTTCCGTTGACTTATTCTCGATACATTTTTTCTCCACTTTGTTACGAGAAAATACTCGAATTGACGGATGGATGTACAGTCAAAATTGATTTGTTTTCGTCACTTCGAGTAGGTTTTTAGAAGAAAAATCGTATAGATAAGTTTTTGATGGGAAGACAAGTTTTGTACTTCCGTTCACTGATTATCGATACATTTTTTCTCCACTTTGTTACGAAAAAATACTCGAATTGACGATGGAGATGTACCATTAAAATTTTCAAAATGGACACTAGATTAATTAGTTTCAAAAACAACAATAACCGGAATGTTCTCCCGGTTATTTTCGTAATACTGATTGTGGTTTTATTTTATTATGAATGTCCGTAATAGATAATAACTTAGTTTTTAACACTTGGTTTGTAATTCCGTAGGAATCTCAACATGCAGAAAAAAACAGTTCAGATTCCTACGGATGACAAAACGACTGTTTAATTTTAAAGTATGCTAAAAAACGGATATACATTATTTTACTTCCGTTTTCTTTCCAGCGAACTTATTAAGCTTCATCGTTAATGAAAACATGACATACCGTTTTAGGATCAGATCTTCTCTGTCTTCAAAATAGGTGTTGGTAATCGTACGTCTTACGCTTTGGTTTTGATTTAATACATCATACACTTTCACTTTTGCAGTCAGTTGTTTGTTAAAGAATGAATATCCTAAACTGGTATTCCAGAAGTAGAAGTCTCTTTTGAAACCAGGCGCAATGTTTGAAGTGGTGTTGTATTCAAAATCATTACCAAAGATAAGTTTACTTTTAAAAGCATAATTGGTAAGCTCCATCTTTAAAATCTGATTGCTTGTTTTCACATTTCCAACACTGTAATTGCTGTATTCTGAGAAATTATAACCTAATGAATACGATGGTTTGATGGTGAATTTTTCTTTTAATTCATACGTTAGATTGAAACCAGGATTAATGCTGTATGTTTCACTGGTAAACTGCTGTGTGTTGATAAAACCTCTGTTGTAGCCATAATTCATATTAAATCTAGGGTTTAAAATAAGTTTATTTTGCTTCC is drawn from Chryseobacterium muglaense and contains these coding sequences:
- a CDS encoding DUF6261 family protein, translating into MKISLQRVSTKDLATLTERTLTVSTSGKYPVLTNHPLMNELTNHYADYDAVYTKKTFSGKGKVVAAADHDRDVAFSCIKAFLNGYRQVSSVPNFQDAEDLYQVFVQFGLDLDRMSYSSQTAQMKKLIEALELPANTQKISNLSLSVAFAEMKTKHEYFEDIFEEQTEANAGLRQIQSASTIRRGLEKTLKSFYSMLTALKDVPDWKDAYAEVYELVKSAKNSTVSRKNNNEEPE
- a CDS encoding CocE/NonD family hydrolase encodes the protein MKNYFSMLLMFLFFVGSAQNTPPKDTYVKDNFTKQEFYIPMRDGTKLFTAVYIPKDISKKQKYPFLMQRTCYSIAPYGENEYRRSLGPNKYLMNDKYIFVYQDVRGRYMSEGVFTNMTPQVERKTKKDVDESTDTYDTIDWLVKNIKDNNGKVGQYGTSYPGFYTAVGTLAQHPALVASSPQAPISDFWNDDFMHNGRFMLGYFKTFPVFGVQKTKPENKAWYSDSMIKATSEDGLKFYRDMGTLKDGYEKYYKNNFFMTEIMNHPNYDEFWQKRGLLPHLKNINHAVMTVGGWFDAEDLSGPLNIYKTIEKTSPKAKNTIVMGPFSHGGWGREDGKHFHNQIYFGDSIATYYQKNVETKFFNHYLKGNTKQDAGLPEALMYDTGAKQWREFATYPPKEAKKVNFYLANGTLKNTAQQGFSEYYSDPNNPVLSSDNLKDFNGFTPRNYMSEDQRFAVGRPDVLTFTTDILTEDMTFAGEILAKLNIASTSTDADFAVKLIDVYPEDFKPTEKKEGVIYGNYHQMVRSEIMPARFRNSKEKGEALVANQKTAVNFRLQDVVHTFKKGHKIQIQISSTWFPLFAINPQKFMENPNFATKEDYTKAFIKIFEDSAIEVEVLK